In a single window of the Pseudomonas entomophila genome:
- a CDS encoding glutathione S-transferase family protein, which yields MLRILGKASSINVRKVLWTCTELGLPYQREDWGSGFQATDTPEFLALNPNAMVPVIVDDDFVLWESNSILRYLANQHGGAHLYPAAPRARAAVDQWLDWQATDLNDAWRYPFMSLVRQSPAHQDPALLAAASAQWTARMRLLEQRLQATNAYVAGSHFSLADVAIGLSLNRWRRTPLEHPPLPALEAYHTRLRQRAGFLEHGDNGTP from the coding sequence ATGTTGAGAATCCTCGGCAAGGCGTCATCGATCAATGTACGCAAGGTGCTGTGGACCTGCACCGAGCTGGGTCTGCCCTATCAACGCGAAGACTGGGGCAGCGGCTTCCAGGCCACCGACACACCGGAGTTCCTGGCCCTGAACCCCAATGCCATGGTGCCGGTGATCGTCGATGACGACTTCGTGCTGTGGGAGTCCAACAGCATCCTGCGCTACCTGGCCAACCAGCATGGCGGCGCCCACCTCTACCCTGCCGCGCCGCGTGCCCGCGCGGCCGTCGACCAATGGCTCGACTGGCAGGCCACCGACCTCAACGATGCCTGGCGCTACCCGTTCATGTCCCTGGTGCGCCAGTCCCCCGCGCACCAGGACCCGGCGTTGCTGGCCGCGGCTAGCGCACAGTGGACCGCGCGGATGCGCCTGCTCGAACAGCGCCTGCAAGCCACCAATGCGTACGTGGCCGGTAGCCACTTCAGCCTGGCCGACGTGGCCATCGGCCTGTCGCTCAACCGCTGGCGCCGTACGCCGCTGGAGCACCCGCCACTGCCGGCGCTGGAGGCGTATCACACGCGCCTGCGCCAGCGCGCGGGCTTCCTCGAGCACGGCGACAATGGAACCCCATGA
- a CDS encoding group II truncated hemoglobin — translation MNTPAFGTDDASYQAAGGIDGLRRLVDDFYRLMAQSPSAASVRRMHPDDLSGSRDKLACFLSGWLGGPRLYSERYGSIAIPSFHAQWPISEAHSAIWLDCMAQAIALQPWSGEFAEYLLRQLRVPAERIVQASRNRHAQA, via the coding sequence ATGAACACCCCTGCCTTTGGTACCGATGACGCCTCCTACCAGGCCGCTGGCGGCATTGACGGCCTGCGCCGGCTGGTCGATGACTTCTACCGGCTGATGGCGCAAAGCCCGTCGGCCGCCAGCGTACGGCGCATGCACCCGGACGACCTGTCCGGCTCGCGCGACAAGCTGGCGTGCTTTCTCAGCGGCTGGTTGGGCGGGCCGCGGCTGTACAGCGAACGCTACGGTTCGATCGCCATCCCTTCGTTCCACGCCCAATGGCCGATCAGCGAAGCCCACAGCGCCATCTGGCTCGACTGCATGGCCCAGGCCATTGCCCTGCAACCTTGGTCAGGCGAGTTCGCTGAGTACCTGCTGCGCCAGCTGCGGGTGCCTGCCGAACGCATCGTCCAGGCCAGCCGCAACCGCCACGCTCAGGCCTGA